One stretch of Arachis duranensis cultivar V14167 chromosome 1, aradu.V14167.gnm2.J7QH, whole genome shotgun sequence DNA includes these proteins:
- the LOC107486184 gene encoding uncharacterized protein LOC107486184 yields MMFFNSAFDPVLCRSFPTYLDGAALLWFSKIPADSISSFEDLAGSFIEYFAASRIYVQGSDYLSTIKQGQHESLKDYMTRFAKAIVEIPDLDPKVHLHALKSSLRPGKFQETIAVTKPRTLEEFRKKAAVQMGIEELREARRAEKQPLRKEEKHPKTPNQKDNKKPFKLTPKYNAYTQFNSIREYIIKEILNAKIIKPPSRVGSYQDQRYVDKSKHCTFHQKFGHTTDECVIAKDLLERLARQGHLDKYISSRMQQTRQNTTDLQTEQNPITTEKVKPQPPPTRIVINCISGGFAAGEYINSARKRSYRTMLMVQTMKEVATHQPAIPGITFE; encoded by the coding sequence ATGATGTTCTTTAACAGTGCCTTTGACCCTGTACTTTGTCGTTCTTTTCCGACTTATTTAGATGGTGCTGCTTTACTTTGGTTTTCGAAGATTCCTGCAGATTCCATCTCTAGCTTCGAGGATTTGGCGGGGTCCTTTATTGAGTATTTTGCAGCTTCGAGAATATATGTCCAGGGGTCGGATTACCTCAGCACCATCAAGCAAGGCCAGCATGAAAGTTTAAAGGATTATATGACCAGGTTCGCCAAGGCAATCGTAGAAATACCCGACCTCGACCCCAAAGTACACCTCCACGCACTAAAGAGCAGCCTGAGACCAGGTAAATTTCAGGAGACAATAGCTGTAACCAAACCAAGGACCTTGGAGGAATTTCGCAAAAAAGCGGCAGTACAAATGGGAATCGAAGAGCTTAGAGAAGCTCGGCGAGCAGAAAAACAACCTCTGCGAAAAGAGGAAAAACACCCCAAGACACCAAACCAGAAAGACAATAAGAAACCTTTCAAACTAACACCAAAATATAATGCCTATACCCAGTTCAACTCCATAAGAGAATACATCATCAAGGAAATATTGAATGCAAAGATCATCAAGCCACCTAGCAGAGTAGGCTCGTATCAAGACCAAAGATACGTCGACAAATCAAAACACTGCACCTTCCATCAAAAGTTCGGCCACACAACCGACGAATGCGTGATAGCTAAAGACCTCCTGGAGAGGTTGGCCAGGCAAGGACACCTGGACAAATATATAAGCAGCCGAATGCAACAGACCCGACAGAACACTACCGACCTTCAAACGGAGCAGAACCCAATCACCACAGAAAAGGTCAAGCCTCAACCACCTCCAACAAGAATAGTCATAAACTGCATCTCGGGAGGATTTGCAGCGGGCGAATATATAAACTCAGCAAGGAAACGAAGTTACAGAACCATGTTAATGGTCCAGACGATGAAAGAAGTAGCCACACACCAACCAGCCATACCTGGCATCACTTTCGAATAG